The following proteins are co-located in the Streptomyces bottropensis ATCC 25435 genome:
- a CDS encoding xanthine dehydrogenase family protein molybdopterin-binding subunit codes for MTTAPTAHQGAVGTAHTRVEGRDKVTGAARYAGEIPFAGLVHGWLALSTVARGRIRSIETADALGMPGVLAVLTHENAPRLDTDYTGLMGTKPDPTTAVFQHDRVPHRGWPVALVVAETSEQAREAAEALVVHYDRQTHDIAFAADHPDAYALDAFGPAVIEKGDLEGELAASAVVVDAEYTTPEEHHNPMEPHAVTARWDGGRLDVLDSNQGTMWVAGELANLFSLDPASVRVRSEHVGGGFGSKGVRAHQVAAVMAATVLQRPVRVVMTRRQMFSLAGYRSPTAQRVRLGADADGRLRALEHRSQSLTSTVHEFIEPAAGPARVMYAADAHHTASKVVRLDVPTPTWMRAPGEAPGSFALESAIDELAEKLGIDPIELRIRNEPERGPVSGLPFAGRNLRACFREGARRFGWADRDPRPGMRREGRWLLGTGMAAASFGAGAAPSTAAVTAEADGTFTVRVNAADIGTGARTALTLVAADALEVAPEQVRVRIGDSDFGPAMIAGGSMGTRSWAWAVTLAARDVRERLALGADIPSEGITVRSDTTAAIGDLARKERHSYGAQFAEVAVDPATGEVRVRRMLGIFAAGRIVNPLTARGQLVGGMIWGISMALHEEAVRDRASGGHYGADLAGYHVAAHADVPAVEADWVEDLDPDDPVGIKGIGEIGIVGAAAAVANAVRHATGVRHRHLPIRPDRVLTAGRDA; via the coding sequence ATGACCACCGCCCCCACGGCGCACCAGGGCGCCGTCGGCACCGCGCACACCCGCGTCGAAGGCCGCGACAAGGTCACCGGCGCCGCCCGCTACGCCGGGGAGATCCCCTTCGCCGGACTCGTCCACGGCTGGCTCGCGCTGTCCACCGTGGCCCGCGGCCGGATCCGCTCGATCGAGACCGCCGACGCGCTCGGCATGCCCGGCGTGCTCGCCGTCCTGACGCACGAGAACGCCCCGCGCCTCGACACCGACTACACGGGTCTCATGGGGACGAAGCCCGACCCGACCACCGCCGTCTTCCAGCACGACCGGGTGCCGCACCGGGGCTGGCCGGTGGCGCTCGTCGTCGCCGAGACCTCCGAGCAGGCCAGGGAGGCCGCCGAGGCGCTGGTCGTGCACTACGACCGGCAGACGCACGACATCGCGTTCGCCGCCGACCACCCGGACGCCTACGCGCTGGACGCCTTCGGCCCCGCGGTGATCGAGAAGGGCGATCTGGAGGGCGAACTCGCCGCCTCCGCCGTCGTCGTGGACGCCGAGTACACCACCCCCGAGGAACACCACAACCCGATGGAGCCGCACGCGGTGACGGCCCGCTGGGACGGCGGCCGGCTCGACGTCCTCGACTCCAACCAGGGCACCATGTGGGTCGCGGGCGAACTCGCCAACCTGTTCTCCCTCGACCCGGCCTCGGTACGGGTGCGCTCCGAGCACGTCGGCGGCGGCTTCGGCAGCAAGGGCGTCCGCGCGCACCAGGTCGCCGCCGTCATGGCCGCGACCGTCCTGCAGCGCCCGGTCCGGGTGGTCATGACCCGGCGGCAGATGTTCTCCCTCGCCGGCTACCGCAGTCCCACCGCCCAGCGGGTCCGGCTCGGCGCCGACGCCGACGGACGGCTGCGCGCCCTGGAGCACCGCTCGCAGAGCCTCACCTCGACCGTGCACGAGTTCATCGAGCCGGCCGCCGGACCGGCCCGCGTCATGTACGCCGCCGACGCCCACCACACGGCCAGCAAGGTGGTACGGCTCGACGTGCCGACCCCGACCTGGATGCGCGCGCCCGGCGAGGCACCGGGCTCGTTCGCGCTGGAGTCGGCGATCGACGAACTCGCCGAGAAGCTGGGCATCGACCCGATCGAACTGCGGATCCGCAACGAACCCGAGCGCGGCCCCGTCTCCGGGCTGCCGTTCGCCGGCCGCAACCTGCGGGCCTGCTTCCGCGAGGGCGCCCGCCGGTTCGGCTGGGCCGACCGCGACCCGCGTCCCGGGATGCGCCGCGAGGGCCGCTGGCTGCTCGGCACCGGCATGGCGGCGGCCTCCTTCGGCGCGGGCGCCGCACCGTCCACGGCGGCCGTGACCGCCGAGGCCGACGGCACCTTCACCGTGCGGGTCAACGCGGCGGACATCGGGACCGGCGCCCGCACCGCGCTCACCCTGGTCGCCGCCGACGCGCTGGAGGTCGCGCCGGAGCAGGTCCGGGTACGGATCGGCGACAGCGACTTCGGACCCGCCATGATCGCCGGCGGCTCCATGGGAACCCGTTCCTGGGCCTGGGCCGTCACCCTCGCCGCGCGTGACGTCAGGGAACGCCTCGCCCTCGGCGCCGACATCCCGTCGGAGGGCATCACGGTCCGCTCCGACACCACCGCCGCCATCGGCGACCTCGCCCGGAAGGAACGCCACTCCTACGGTGCCCAGTTCGCCGAGGTGGCCGTGGACCCCGCCACCGGCGAGGTCCGCGTGCGCCGCATGCTCGGCATCTTCGCGGCCGGAAGGATCGTCAACCCGCTCACCGCCCGCGGCCAGCTCGTCGGCGGCATGATCTGGGGCATCTCCATGGCCCTGCACGAGGAGGCGGTACGCGACCGGGCGTCCGGCGGCCACTACGGCGCCGACCTCGCCGGATACCATGTGGCCGCGCACGCCGACGTACCCGCCGTCGAGGCCGACTGGGTGGAGGACCTCGACCCCGACGATCCCGTGGGCATCAAGGGCATCGGCGAGATCGGCATCGTGGGCGCGGCCGCCGCCGTCGCCAACGCCGTCCGGCACGCCACGGGCGTACGCCACCGCCATCTGCCCATCCGGCCTGATCGCGTCCTGACGGCGGGCCGGGATGCTTGA
- a CDS encoding XdhC family protein, translating into MLDAATELSAWAEEGRDFAVATVVAVSGSAPRGPGAALAVDSRGTAVGSVSGGCVEGEVYELCRQALADGETVLRRFGYSDEDAFAVGLTCGGVIDILVTPVTAGSPVRAVLRAALSAAARGERTALARVVQGPAELLGQALLVRADGAGDRAYDGAAGAGHEGGLGGHPDLDRTAAAEARAMLDGGRSGTVELSADGSHCPGGLTLLVETRVPPPRMIVFGAIDFAAALVRAGKFLGHHVTVCDARPVFATRSRFPEADDIVVDWPHRYLRRTATDRRTVLCVLTHDAKFDIPLLTAALRMPVAFVGAMGSRRTHADRERRLREAGLTERELARLRSPIGLDLGARTPEETALSIAAEIVAARRGGTGVPLTGSGTPIHREAAEAGDVAAA; encoded by the coding sequence ATGCTTGACGCGGCCACCGAGCTGAGCGCGTGGGCCGAGGAGGGCCGCGACTTCGCCGTCGCCACCGTCGTGGCGGTGAGCGGCAGCGCCCCGCGCGGCCCCGGCGCGGCCCTCGCCGTCGACAGCCGGGGCACGGCCGTGGGCTCGGTCTCCGGCGGCTGCGTCGAGGGCGAGGTGTACGAGCTGTGCCGGCAGGCCCTGGCGGACGGCGAGACCGTCCTGCGGCGCTTCGGCTACAGCGACGAGGACGCGTTCGCCGTCGGCCTGACCTGCGGCGGCGTCATCGACATCCTGGTCACCCCCGTCACCGCCGGGTCGCCGGTCCGAGCCGTGCTGCGTGCCGCCCTCTCGGCCGCCGCCCGGGGTGAGCGGACGGCTCTCGCCCGCGTCGTCCAAGGCCCGGCCGAACTCCTCGGACAGGCCCTGCTCGTACGGGCCGACGGGGCCGGCGACCGGGCGTACGACGGTGCGGCCGGGGCCGGCCACGAGGGCGGTCTCGGCGGGCACCCCGACCTGGACCGGACGGCCGCCGCCGAGGCACGGGCCATGCTGGACGGCGGACGCTCGGGCACCGTCGAGCTGTCGGCGGACGGATCGCACTGCCCCGGCGGCCTCACCCTCCTCGTCGAGACCCGGGTGCCGCCGCCCCGCATGATCGTGTTCGGGGCGATCGACTTCGCGGCGGCGCTGGTGCGCGCGGGCAAGTTCCTCGGCCACCACGTCACCGTGTGCGACGCCCGCCCCGTCTTCGCCACGCGGTCGCGCTTTCCCGAGGCCGACGACATCGTGGTGGACTGGCCGCACCGCTACCTGCGGCGCACCGCGACCGACCGGCGCACGGTCCTGTGCGTGCTCACCCACGACGCCAAGTTCGACATCCCGCTGCTGACGGCGGCCCTGCGGATGCCGGTCGCGTTCGTGGGGGCGATGGGCTCCCGCCGCACACACGCCGACCGTGAACGGCGCCTGCGCGAAGCCGGCCTCACCGAACGGGAGCTGGCGCGGCTCAGGTCCCCGATCGGGCTCGATCTCGGCGCCCGTACGCCCGAGGAGACGGCCCTGTCCATCGCGGCGGAGATCGTCGCGGCCCGGCGTGGCGGGACGGGCGTCCCGCTGACCGGGTCGGGGACGCCGATCCACCGTGAGGCGGCGGAGGCAGGTGACGTGGCGGCGGCTTGA
- a CDS encoding peptidoglycan-binding domain-containing protein: protein MSEPTAPACPRCGTPRATDGTPACSCGRLASEAHRDIRTAQAEAAEDFDPVRIRPFVKVGEDEPRQGATAADDTPARTTEPPHAPTTPTEPHHASAAEEEPPVDPARGERRRRRALPAAVVGAAAAAVLVTAGTIGGLFSYEAPSRDGSGPGDIRADLPEAAAGAVPSSSAPPSPTVSSASPSASSSTSPEATPTESPATPTRSGTPSRTPSDSDATATGVPAPTASAGKPPVLGLGDQGAEVTELQLRLGQLGLYDGEADGDYDRDVQSAVRGYQLTRVLLEDESGVYGETTRAALESETSEP from the coding sequence GTGAGTGAACCGACAGCCCCTGCCTGCCCGCGGTGCGGTACGCCCCGCGCGACGGACGGCACCCCGGCCTGCTCCTGCGGCCGGCTCGCGTCGGAAGCCCACCGCGACATCCGGACGGCACAGGCGGAGGCCGCGGAGGATTTCGACCCGGTCCGCATACGACCGTTCGTGAAGGTCGGCGAGGACGAACCGCGGCAGGGGGCCACGGCGGCGGACGACACGCCGGCACGGACCACCGAGCCGCCCCACGCACCGACCACTCCCACCGAGCCCCACCACGCGTCGGCCGCCGAGGAGGAGCCTCCGGTCGACCCCGCCCGGGGCGAACGGCGGCGCCGCCGCGCGCTGCCGGCCGCCGTGGTGGGCGCCGCGGCGGCCGCCGTCCTTGTGACGGCGGGAACCATCGGCGGCCTCTTCTCCTACGAGGCCCCCTCACGGGACGGCTCGGGCCCCGGAGACATCAGGGCCGACCTCCCGGAGGCGGCGGCGGGCGCGGTGCCCTCGTCCTCGGCGCCCCCGTCCCCCACGGTGTCCTCGGCGTCCCCGTCCGCGAGTTCGTCCACCTCGCCGGAAGCGACTCCGACCGAGAGTCCGGCCACCCCCACCCGCTCCGGCACCCCCAGCAGAACCCCGTCCGACAGCGACGCCACCGCCACCGGCGTCCCCGCCCCCACCGCGTCCGCCGGAAAGCCGCCCGTCCTCGGCCTCGGCGACCAGGGAGCGGAGGTCACCGAACTCCAGCTCCGTCTGGGCCAGCTCGGCCTCTACGACGGCGAGGCGGACGGCGACTACGACCGCGACGTCCAGAGCGCGGTCCGCGGCTACCAGCTGACCCGCGTCCTCCTGGAGGACGAGTCGGGGGTGTACGGCGAGACGACCCGGGCCGCACTGGAGTCCGAGACCTCGGAACCCTGA
- a CDS encoding tetratricopeptide repeat protein: MPSLKHLVRETGRVVWSWPPTGARRGRRVARLLRAALSANAAFLPIAAALVALAVTGVVHDLSGKWSLAEWVTLVLAVLLVMLAVSRRPSRPVRILSFKNLVAGDDVGELDKVAAGFAELLHSEIERISELVRQEPFITPADVLNPAGERGEMVLRSSTRVPFKSGVAATGLHGDIKETEIGTVALGPLQLQVGTLLTLVERTFGRTLQGSLVEADGVLRVVASQSGHGGRTWSAQTDIASGDVRRASASLARELAHRIELERPGAGESGADVDSFQRLVDGLESYQRFQREGLLHHLDAAEEHFRAALSHSPGYAAAYHNLGLVYREQRRIRTDIGLRASTVVRSAATLMWQKAVALDPALAPARVQLARAALEQAEHPDVDAAKRAELLDQAAQSARSALRQSCGGHPMDGALAAYWLGVALLQQETELGRADAARTAEPMGMPEPGREDGPSPSGQAGRTAARTRADSRVREALRLFHRTERDLVDERARRLVLDGDEAAVRPLTERIAHVVAMRSECWFRLARDADDPPGRRARGRADRCLRTAIRWAPDMAELHALRGRMLQKHNREGALFACLEAIQRDPQNHHVAVRDVGLFAAGSPDAGDTHELATALFTVAAHQHPDDAEAWLLLAVNQMFWRGDGAAARALAGMALALEPCREDVRRIVNAYWPSTDGSGGADRKPLVLRWARAWAHAREAQQHFDEAGLREALSEIESLRGAPGSSEPEVSLAAREIGLLHCALAGLIRPSDRQRRHWAAAVAELTRAVREGLPAGLETPPQWNVELGDAHAALGDSLADAEHRAPAAGPSYRDAVGQYDLVLDRPPKTVCPRYRSGRRGQERLTVLSAEPPDLPTRARALAGRAAVFVRQGRTSEAVRDCRDALKLAPLYAYPRFTLARLYRDHRAQYDLAEQTLLRLIELLPAGEQRDQARLELAVTHRGQAETSQDDERVELLERAREELVDATREASLSADLEARMHEELANVLDLLGRSDDAIVALRSIGGSIRQPGAGRHHEWIAHLIAGREQPWEVEQELLEAQDACAARLTAYRGTDEEVPLRAALVTLTARLAMFYAEQGIRLDEARLLAEGALKSARRVLEPSRMAVCEDACGWVAFRQGRLDEAVDLLEDAVEHSGGHARQWAHLAQALEARDDPEGTEHARDIWQQIAEQFPHSETAEQAHRHLDLLAQG; this comes from the coding sequence ATGCCCTCGCTCAAGCATCTCGTCCGGGAGACCGGTCGCGTCGTGTGGTCGTGGCCACCGACGGGAGCGCGCCGGGGACGGCGCGTCGCACGGCTTCTCAGGGCCGCGCTCAGTGCCAACGCGGCCTTCCTGCCGATCGCCGCCGCACTGGTCGCGCTCGCCGTGACGGGCGTGGTCCACGACCTGTCCGGGAAGTGGTCCCTGGCGGAGTGGGTCACGCTCGTCCTGGCCGTCCTGCTCGTCATGCTGGCGGTCAGCAGGCGGCCGTCGCGCCCCGTGCGGATCCTGTCGTTCAAGAACCTGGTCGCCGGGGACGACGTCGGCGAGCTGGACAAGGTGGCGGCGGGCTTCGCCGAGCTGCTGCACAGCGAGATCGAGCGGATCTCCGAGCTGGTCAGACAGGAACCGTTCATCACACCCGCCGATGTGCTCAACCCGGCCGGTGAGCGGGGCGAGATGGTGCTGCGGTCCTCGACGCGGGTGCCGTTCAAGTCCGGGGTCGCGGCGACCGGACTGCACGGGGACATCAAGGAGACGGAGATCGGCACCGTCGCCCTGGGCCCGCTCCAGCTCCAGGTCGGCACGCTGCTCACGCTCGTGGAGCGCACCTTCGGCCGCACCCTCCAGGGCTCGCTGGTGGAGGCCGACGGGGTCCTGCGGGTCGTCGCCTCGCAGTCCGGGCACGGCGGCCGCACCTGGTCCGCGCAGACGGACATCGCCTCCGGCGACGTACGCCGGGCCAGTGCGTCGCTCGCCCGTGAACTGGCCCACCGCATCGAACTGGAGCGGCCGGGGGCCGGGGAGTCGGGGGCCGACGTCGACAGTTTCCAGCGTCTGGTGGACGGGCTGGAGAGCTATCAGCGGTTCCAGCGGGAGGGGCTGCTGCATCATCTCGACGCGGCGGAGGAACACTTCCGCGCGGCCCTCTCGCACAGCCCCGGCTACGCGGCCGCCTATCACAACCTGGGCCTGGTCTACCGTGAGCAGCGCCGGATCCGCACCGACATCGGGCTCCGGGCGTCCACGGTGGTGCGCAGCGCGGCCACGCTGATGTGGCAGAAGGCGGTCGCCCTCGACCCGGCCCTCGCTCCCGCCCGGGTCCAACTGGCCCGGGCGGCCCTCGAACAGGCGGAGCATCCGGACGTCGACGCGGCCAAGCGCGCCGAACTCCTCGACCAGGCCGCCCAGTCGGCCCGCAGTGCTCTGCGGCAGTCCTGCGGCGGCCATCCCATGGACGGCGCGCTCGCCGCGTACTGGCTCGGCGTGGCGCTGCTGCAGCAGGAGACGGAGCTGGGCCGGGCGGACGCGGCGCGGACGGCGGAGCCGATGGGCATGCCGGAGCCGGGGCGGGAGGACGGGCCGTCGCCGAGCGGGCAGGCGGGACGGACAGCCGCGCGGACCCGGGCCGACTCCAGGGTTCGGGAGGCCCTGCGCCTCTTCCACCGCACCGAGCGGGACCTCGTCGACGAACGGGCCCGCCGACTGGTCCTGGACGGCGACGAGGCGGCGGTGCGGCCGTTGACGGAGCGGATCGCCCATGTGGTCGCCATGCGGTCCGAGTGCTGGTTCCGGCTGGCCCGTGACGCGGACGACCCGCCGGGCCGCCGCGCCCGCGGGAGGGCGGACCGATGCCTGCGCACGGCCATCCGCTGGGCCCCCGACATGGCCGAACTGCACGCGCTGCGGGGCCGCATGCTGCAGAAGCACAACCGCGAGGGCGCGCTCTTCGCCTGTCTGGAGGCCATCCAGCGGGACCCGCAGAACCATCACGTCGCCGTCCGCGACGTCGGTCTGTTCGCGGCCGGCTCACCGGACGCCGGAGACACGCACGAGCTGGCCACCGCCCTGTTCACCGTCGCCGCGCACCAGCATCCCGACGACGCGGAGGCCTGGCTCCTGCTGGCCGTCAACCAGATGTTCTGGCGGGGCGACGGCGCGGCCGCCCGGGCTCTCGCGGGCATGGCGCTGGCCCTTGAGCCCTGCCGGGAGGACGTACGCCGGATCGTGAACGCGTACTGGCCGTCGACCGACGGATCCGGCGGCGCCGACCGCAAGCCGTTGGTCCTGCGCTGGGCGCGGGCCTGGGCCCACGCCCGGGAGGCCCAGCAGCACTTCGACGAGGCCGGCCTGCGGGAGGCGCTGTCGGAGATCGAGTCGCTGCGGGGCGCGCCGGGGTCCTCCGAGCCCGAAGTGTCCCTGGCCGCACGGGAGATCGGGCTGCTGCACTGCGCGCTCGCCGGTCTGATCCGGCCCTCTGACAGGCAGCGCCGTCACTGGGCGGCGGCGGTGGCGGAACTGACCCGGGCGGTCCGTGAAGGGCTGCCCGCCGGGCTGGAGACCCCGCCGCAGTGGAACGTCGAACTGGGCGACGCGCACGCGGCCCTCGGCGACTCCCTGGCCGACGCGGAGCACCGCGCTCCGGCCGCCGGCCCGAGCTACCGGGACGCGGTCGGACAGTACGACCTGGTTCTCGACCGGCCGCCGAAGACGGTCTGTCCCCGGTACCGTTCGGGCCGCCGCGGCCAGGAGAGGCTGACCGTGCTGTCCGCCGAGCCGCCGGACCTGCCCACCCGGGCCCGGGCCCTGGCCGGGCGCGCGGCGGTGTTCGTACGGCAGGGGCGGACGAGCGAGGCGGTGCGGGACTGCCGGGACGCGTTGAAGCTGGCGCCCCTGTACGCCTATCCCCGCTTCACCCTGGCACGGCTGTACCGCGACCACCGGGCGCAGTACGACCTCGCCGAGCAGACTCTGTTGCGGCTGATCGAGCTGCTCCCGGCCGGGGAGCAGCGGGACCAGGCGCGTCTGGAACTGGCCGTCACCCATCGGGGGCAGGCGGAGACCTCGCAGGACGACGAGCGCGTGGAGCTGCTGGAGCGGGCCCGGGAGGAGCTGGTGGACGCGACGCGGGAGGCCTCGCTGAGCGCGGACCTGGAGGCGCGGATGCACGAGGAGCTGGCCAACGTCCTGGATCTGCTGGGCCGTTCGGACGACGCGATCGTCGCCCTGCGCTCGATCGGCGGCTCGATCCGGCAGCCGGGCGCCGGCCGGCACCATGAGTGGATCGCCCATCTGATCGCCGGTCGTGAGCAGCCGTGGGAGGTGGAGCAGGAGCTTCTGGAGGCCCAGGACGCCTGCGCGGCCCGGCTGACCGCGTACCGCGGCACGGACGAGGAGGTTCCGCTGCGGGCCGCGCTGGTCACTCTCACGGCACGGCTCGCCATGTTCTACGCGGAGCAGGGCATCCGGCTCGACGAGGCGCGTCTGCTGGCGGAGGGGGCGCTGAAGAGCGCGCGCCGGGTGCTGGAGCCGAGCCGGATGGCCGTGTGCGAGGACGCCTGCGGCTGGGTCGCGTTCCGGCAGGGACGCCTCGACGAGGCCGTCGACCTTCTGGAGGACGCCGTCGAACACTCCGGCGGCCACGCCCGGCAGTGGGCCCACCTCGCCCAGGCCCTGGAGGCCCGCGACGATCCCGAGGGCACCGAGCACGCCCGCGACATCTGGCAGCAGATCGCCGAGCAGTTCCCCCACAGCGAGACGGCCGAACAGGCCCACCGCCACCTCGACCTGCTCGCCCAGGGCTGA
- a CDS encoding TerD family protein, which yields MTQSLASLVIRHTHRVPAPEGSAGDGAAAARQFDAVLMNVGFKLSAELLERLSGLSGAAVLHTARRTLRTVREMVGDHVRHNSYFIDFPANVPDTEEFWTRCVVRALGDEKSREGVLTQLANGVLDLLSLPTYGRYQHTYEEMLAAQDELIAAAGDRVTVLHAGRDLDAELTDLYLALAGSTTPLGEEHLGDLALLAGRCALGPQPERIPVRENRAVVNEARLGVGADLLLDTVTDVLRLACALSGGDVTLQEPTRFRALARPARRALLAGLDAVVTAHPAKLADVHAHREPFKRLGERLHPHEYPRWPHAADVFAVARGEKEARSFGSRAEQLLGAGDVPGAVKLLESAPGRLFRALDLLLRAAADQTERDAVVAAAVRGAPAVSGRVVLSVREHFHNRERESEKPRIFVNRRGRAWVTPDRRPPVPAADRDRLIAALDAEIRRRLPAPGRLLVDPDILDVALPLSGRATSAGLGVLPRGSVSAVEGELLRFFVYWKETERRTDYDLSALLLRSDYDVDEWLSYTSLTAVGGEHSGDVTEAPEGASEFINLSLDRVRAAYVVPQVDIYAGEGFEEVEESFFGFMLRDGEQKGRPFEPRTVRMKSELRGVGRVALPLVFRRGDDGRWGAKWLHLYLKGISEANRVEENQVSVSKVVRAVVEREQLTVGYLIDLMSDGDTVMDLWDGRSVPQEPVTYLGLERPEGLHPDSRVVTLGNLRDLIPG from the coding sequence ATGACGCAGAGCCTCGCATCGCTGGTCATCCGGCACACCCACCGCGTTCCCGCCCCCGAGGGGTCAGCCGGCGACGGCGCCGCGGCCGCGCGGCAGTTCGACGCCGTCCTCATGAACGTGGGCTTCAAGCTCTCGGCCGAGCTGCTGGAGCGGCTGTCGGGGCTGTCCGGGGCCGCCGTGCTGCACACCGCCCGGCGGACGCTGCGCACCGTGCGCGAGATGGTGGGCGACCACGTCCGCCACAACTCCTACTTCATCGACTTCCCGGCGAACGTGCCGGACACCGAGGAGTTCTGGACGCGGTGCGTGGTGCGGGCCCTCGGCGACGAGAAGTCCCGCGAGGGTGTGCTGACGCAGCTGGCGAACGGGGTGCTGGACCTGCTGAGCCTGCCCACGTACGGCCGCTACCAGCACACCTACGAGGAGATGCTGGCGGCCCAGGACGAGCTGATCGCCGCCGCCGGCGACCGGGTGACCGTCCTGCACGCCGGTCGCGACCTGGACGCCGAGCTCACCGACCTGTACCTGGCCCTCGCGGGCAGCACCACCCCGCTGGGCGAGGAGCACCTGGGTGACCTCGCGCTGCTCGCCGGGCGGTGCGCGCTCGGCCCCCAGCCGGAGCGGATCCCGGTGCGGGAGAACCGGGCGGTCGTCAACGAGGCACGACTCGGCGTCGGCGCGGACCTCCTCCTGGACACCGTCACCGACGTGCTGCGGCTGGCCTGCGCGTTGTCGGGCGGCGATGTGACGCTGCAGGAGCCGACCCGGTTCCGGGCCCTGGCGCGTCCGGCGCGCCGGGCCCTGCTCGCGGGCCTGGACGCCGTGGTTACGGCGCACCCCGCCAAGCTCGCCGATGTGCACGCGCACCGCGAGCCGTTCAAGCGGCTCGGTGAGCGCCTCCACCCGCACGAGTACCCGCGCTGGCCGCACGCCGCCGACGTGTTCGCCGTCGCGCGGGGCGAGAAGGAGGCGCGGTCCTTCGGCAGCCGCGCCGAGCAGCTGCTCGGCGCGGGTGACGTGCCCGGCGCGGTGAAGCTGCTGGAGTCCGCGCCCGGCAGGCTGTTCCGCGCCCTGGACCTGCTGCTGCGCGCTGCCGCCGACCAGACGGAGCGGGACGCGGTGGTGGCCGCCGCCGTGCGGGGCGCGCCCGCGGTCTCCGGCCGGGTGGTGCTGTCGGTGCGCGAGCACTTCCACAACCGGGAGCGGGAGAGCGAGAAGCCGCGCATCTTCGTCAACCGCCGGGGTCGCGCCTGGGTGACCCCGGACCGGCGGCCCCCCGTACCGGCCGCCGACCGCGACCGGCTCATCGCCGCCCTCGACGCCGAGATACGCCGCCGCCTCCCGGCGCCCGGCCGGCTGCTGGTCGACCCCGACATCCTCGACGTGGCGCTCCCGCTCAGCGGCCGGGCGACCTCCGCCGGGCTCGGGGTGCTGCCCCGGGGGTCGGTCTCGGCGGTCGAGGGCGAGCTGCTGCGGTTCTTCGTGTACTGGAAGGAGACCGAGCGGCGGACCGACTACGACCTGTCGGCGCTGCTTCTCCGGTCCGACTACGACGTGGACGAGTGGCTGTCCTACACCTCCCTCACGGCCGTCGGGGGCGAGCACTCGGGTGATGTCACCGAGGCGCCCGAGGGGGCCTCGGAGTTCATCAACCTGTCCCTGGACCGGGTCCGGGCCGCCTACGTCGTGCCGCAGGTCGACATCTACGCGGGCGAGGGCTTCGAGGAGGTCGAGGAGTCGTTCTTCGGGTTCATGCTGCGGGACGGCGAGCAGAAGGGCCGGCCCTTCGAGCCGCGCACGGTGCGGATGAAGTCGGAGCTGCGCGGAGTCGGCCGGGTGGCGCTGCCGCTGGTGTTCCGGCGCGGGGACGACGGCCGCTGGGGCGCGAAGTGGCTGCACCTGTATCTGAAGGGCATCTCGGAGGCCAACAGGGTCGAGGAGAACCAGGTGTCGGTGTCCAAGGTGGTGCGTGCCGTCGTGGAGCGCGAGCAGCTGACGGTGGGCTACCTGATCGACCTGATGTCCGACGGTGACACGGTGATGGACCTGTGGGACGGCCGGTCGGTCCCGCAGGAGCCCGTGACCTACCTCGGCCTCGAACGGCCCGAGGGACTGCACCCGGACTCCCGGGTCGTCACCCTCGGAAATCTGCGCGACCTGATCCCGGGCTGA
- a CDS encoding TetR/AcrR family transcriptional regulator C-terminal domain-containing protein, with translation MGRPRTPLLDRERITTTALELLDAQGEFSVPQIARRLGVQTGSVYHHVDGRDGIVELLRERVTEGIDASALDLRPWDEALEAWARSYRAAFAAHPRAIPLLMTSPVRAPHVLEQYERAVTLLLDAGFPLPDVMPVLVALENVVLGSAMDLAAPVAMWEITDESTAPRLARALDAVGDGRADAAFEFALDGFLAHARDRLRAAAEV, from the coding sequence ATGGGACGGCCGCGCACACCCCTGCTCGACAGGGAGCGCATCACCACCACCGCGCTGGAGCTCCTAGACGCCCAGGGCGAGTTCAGCGTGCCGCAGATCGCACGGCGGCTCGGGGTGCAGACCGGATCGGTGTACCACCACGTGGACGGCCGGGACGGCATCGTGGAGCTGCTGCGCGAGCGGGTCACGGAGGGCATCGACGCCTCCGCCCTCGACCTCCGGCCCTGGGACGAGGCCCTGGAGGCGTGGGCCCGCTCCTACCGCGCCGCCTTCGCGGCCCATCCCCGGGCCATCCCGCTGCTGATGACCTCACCGGTACGCGCCCCCCACGTCCTCGAACAGTACGAGCGCGCCGTCACCCTGCTCCTCGACGCGGGATTCCCCCTCCCGGACGTGATGCCGGTGCTGGTCGCGCTGGAGAACGTCGTCCTGGGCTCGGCGATGGACCTCGCCGCACCCGTGGCCATGTGGGAGATCACCGACGAGTCGACCGCTCCGCGCCTGGCCCGGGCCCTGGACGCGGTGGGCGACGGTCGCGCGGACGCCGCCTTCGAGTTCGCCCTCGACGGGTTCCTCGCACACGCCCGGGACAGGCTGCGGGCGGCCGCCGAGGTGTGA